A region of Clostridium acetobutylicum ATCC 824 DNA encodes the following proteins:
- a CDS encoding PRC-barrel domain-containing protein, translating into MIRSREFIGADVYSTKGEKIGAVDDVILNFSSGFVLGFKINKGKVFNKHCCISVKNMVSFTSKMIVNYVPYKGSFIRFNSIKNMDVINYDGTILGMVEEIMFDEKTFKIKGIIVSRGFFANLVSGKKIILEGNYMLGKKNLFCFSNDKNLSFVRVFHSISMEDDKNEKNI; encoded by the coding sequence ATGATTAGAAGTAGAGAATTTATAGGTGCAGATGTTTATTCTACAAAGGGAGAAAAAATAGGAGCAGTTGATGATGTTATCTTGAACTTTAGCTCTGGTTTTGTGTTAGGCTTTAAAATTAATAAAGGAAAAGTATTTAACAAACACTGCTGCATTTCTGTAAAAAATATGGTGAGTTTTACTTCCAAGATGATTGTAAACTATGTGCCCTATAAAGGGAGTTTTATAAGGTTTAATAGCATAAAAAATATGGATGTTATAAATTATGACGGTACAATTCTTGGAATGGTTGAGGAAATAATGTTTGATGAAAAGACCTTTAAAATCAAGGGAATTATTGTATCAAGAGGTTTTTTCGCTAACCTAGTTTCGGGGAAAAAAATAATACTGGAAGGCAACTATATGCTGGGTAAGAAAAATTTGTTCTGTTTTTCCAATGATAAAAATTTAAGTTTTGTAAGGGTGTTTCACTCGATTTCAATGGAAGATGATAAAAATGAAAAAAATATATAG
- a CDS encoding IreB family regulatory phosphoprotein, whose product MGSEINDNTIEFDVLKNKEDLTKEILNEVYNSLKEKGYNPINQLVGYLISGDPTYITNYNGARALVRKLERDEILEEVLKSYLGIK is encoded by the coding sequence TTGGGGAGTGAAATTAACGATAATACAATTGAGTTTGATGTTTTGAAAAATAAAGAGGATTTAACAAAAGAGATATTGAATGAAGTTTACAATTCATTAAAGGAAAAAGGTTATAATCCTATTAATCAATTGGTTGGGTATTTGATATCTGGAGATCCCACTTACATAACCAATTACAATGGCGCACGTGCTTTAGTAAGAAAGCTTGAGAGAGATGAAATACTTGAAGAAGTATTAAAATCATATCTTGGTATAAAATAA
- a CDS encoding glutamate synthase subunit beta gives MGKVTGFKEYDREESPSRPIDERIKDYKDVHMGLDKEKLKIQGARCMECGTPFCSWGCPLGNLMPDFNDMVYKGEWKKAYERISLTSCFPEFTGRICPALCEGSCTLSYNSDAVSIKEIELGIIEEAFKNGWVKPKIPKVRTGKRIAVIGSGPAGLSAAEELNSVGHSVVVFERADKVGGLLRYGIPDFKLEKHVIDRRIDVMEKSGIEFKTSTNVGFDVSAEELLNDFDVVLLTGGSTIPRDLKVEGRENIKGVHFAVDYLKQQNMRNAGMEIKEEEITAKDKVVVVIGGGDTGSDCIGTAIRQGAKKVYQYEIMDKPPAQRDETMPWPLFPRVFKTTTSHEEGCERLFGVSTKKLEGKDGKLELLKGVQVKWEKDENGKMSMKEIEGSEFEKKVDLILIAMGFVHPQHKGIVEDLQLKLDSRGNVFTDENFMTSRENVFAAGDMRRGQSLVVWAMHEGRQSAKEIDKYLMGETSLRG, from the coding sequence ATGGGAAAGGTAACTGGATTTAAAGAATACGATAGAGAAGAGTCGCCATCTCGTCCAATCGATGAGAGAATAAAGGACTACAAAGATGTTCATATGGGACTTGACAAGGAAAAGCTGAAAATTCAAGGTGCAAGATGTATGGAATGTGGTACTCCATTTTGTTCATGGGGCTGCCCTCTTGGAAATTTAATGCCTGACTTTAATGACATGGTATATAAAGGTGAGTGGAAAAAGGCTTATGAAAGGATATCTTTGACAAGCTGTTTCCCTGAATTCACAGGACGTATTTGTCCAGCTTTATGTGAAGGTTCGTGTACATTAAGTTACAATTCTGATGCTGTTTCAATAAAAGAAATTGAACTTGGAATTATAGAGGAAGCCTTTAAAAATGGATGGGTAAAGCCTAAGATTCCAAAGGTTAGAACAGGCAAAAGAATTGCAGTAATAGGATCAGGCCCAGCAGGACTTTCGGCAGCAGAAGAACTTAATTCTGTTGGACACAGCGTGGTGGTATTTGAAAGAGCTGATAAGGTAGGAGGACTTTTAAGATACGGCATTCCTGATTTTAAACTTGAAAAGCATGTAATAGATAGAAGAATTGACGTTATGGAAAAGTCTGGAATAGAGTTTAAAACCTCTACTAATGTAGGTTTTGATGTGAGTGCAGAAGAATTACTTAATGATTTTGATGTAGTTCTTCTTACAGGAGGCTCTACCATACCTAGAGATTTAAAAGTTGAAGGAAGAGAGAATATTAAAGGGGTGCATTTTGCTGTTGATTACTTAAAACAGCAGAATATGAGAAATGCTGGAATGGAAATTAAAGAAGAGGAAATAACTGCAAAGGATAAAGTTGTTGTGGTAATTGGAGGAGGAGATACTGGTTCAGACTGTATTGGTACTGCAATAAGGCAGGGTGCTAAAAAGGTATATCAGTACGAGATAATGGATAAACCTCCAGCTCAAAGGGATGAAACTATGCCTTGGCCTTTATTTCCTAGAGTGTTTAAAACCACTACATCTCATGAAGAGGGCTGTGAAAGATTATTCGGTGTTTCAACTAAAAAGCTAGAAGGAAAAGACGGTAAGCTTGAACTCCTTAAAGGTGTACAAGTTAAGTGGGAAAAAGATGAAAATGGAAAAATGTCCATGAAAGAGATAGAGGGCTCAGAGTTTGAAAAGAAGGTGGATTTGATACTTATTGCTATGGGATTTGTACATCCTCAGCATAAGGGTATAGTTGAAGATTTACAGCTGAAATTAGATTCTAGAGGAAATGTTTTTACTGATGAAAACTTTATGACAAGCCGAGAAAATGTTTTTGCAGCAGGGGATATGAGAAGAGGTCAATCACTTGTAGTATGGGCTATGCATGAGGGAAGACAATCAGCAAAAGAAATAGATAAATACCTTATGGGAGAAACTTCTCTTAGAGGATAG
- a CDS encoding RrF2 family transcriptional regulator, with product MKLSTKGRYGVKAMVDLAIHYGAEPVSIKSISERQKISEAYLEQLFVPLRKSGLIKSIRGSQGGYVLSKDPKDIHISNIFDVLEGPIEISDCVESDSCDNSDYCVTRLLWVKIKESIDNVTKTITLKDMVDDYNSIKNQ from the coding sequence ATGAAATTATCTACTAAAGGTCGATATGGAGTTAAAGCAATGGTAGATTTAGCGATTCATTATGGTGCTGAGCCAGTTTCAATAAAAAGTATATCAGAGAGGCAAAAGATATCAGAGGCTTATTTAGAGCAGCTTTTCGTTCCGCTTAGAAAATCAGGTCTAATTAAGAGCATACGAGGATCTCAAGGAGGATATGTTCTATCAAAAGATCCTAAAGATATTCATATATCAAATATCTTTGATGTTCTTGAAGGTCCAATAGAGATTTCAGACTGTGTAGAAAGCGACAGCTGTGATAATAGTGATTACTGCGTTACCCGTCTTTTGTGGGTTAAAATAAAGGAAAGCATAGACAATGTAACTAAGACTATAACCTTAAAAGATATGGTAGATGATTATAATTCTATTAAAAACCAATAG
- the gltB gene encoding glutamate synthase large subunit, with translation MTRNIGYPEKQGLYDPAFEKDNCGIGFITSIKGEKSHDIVKKGIEILVNLTHRGAVGADTKTGDGAGIMLQIPDEFFRINCDNLGIELPESGKYAVGMIFLPKETALSYQCEGILERAVEEQGQKVLGWRVVPRDNRSIGETAKGSEPVIKQIFIGSNCENQTDFERNLYIIRKRAESEVKRLVERGSEYFYICSLSSRTIVYKGLLLADQIKSFYMDLNDINFKSAIALVHQRYSTNTFPTWDLAQPFRFLAHNGEINTIRGNRNWMNAREGVLKSDVFGKKISDLFPIVNPKGSDSTSLDNTFELLVADGRPLAQALMMLIPEAWENNESMETWKRAFYEYQGTLIEPWDGPAAVAFTDGQQVGAVLDRNGLRPARYLITKNNIAVLASEAGVLKFEPEEIAYKGRLKPGKMFLIDTKEGRIIDDEEIKKSICLDKEYEKIVEKNKFTLDDFEATVGEEVVNDEVLKEKQQAFGYTLEDLRVILGPMAATGKEPLGSMGNDAPLAVLSNKSQLLFAYFKQLFAQVTNPPIDPIREEMVTSLVNYIGSQGNILNKDTEAVPFIEINSPILTDLEMEKIKNLRNKDFKTTTIPITFKYDTGIDGFKEALEKICERASKRIEEGFNVIVLSDKHIDSYEAAIPSLLALSAVQHHLIKEKTRTKVSIVVETGEARETMHFALLVGYGATAVNPYIAFESIRQIVREKDIEVESQEKAIENYIYAINHGILKILSKMGISTLRSYHGAEIFEAVGLSSKLVSEYFEGTPSRIEGIGIDEVAKEVLNRYKNAFNKIRKPVSVLSVGGQYSWRKNGEYHLFNPDTIYRLQVSARTGNYKMFKEYSHIINDQDKNLCTIRGLFEFKDLKPIPLEEVEPVNEILKRFSSGAMSFGSISKEAHETIAIAMNRIGGKSNSGEGGEDNERYKADANGDLRRSAIKQIASARFGVTAEYLVNADELQIKMAQGAKPGEGGQLPGRKVDVNIAKVRHSTPGIDLISPPPHHDIYSIEDLAQLIFDLKCVNPSSRISVKLVSEVGVGTVAAGVAKAHADSILISGHDGGTGASPISSIKHAGIPWELGLSEAQQVLLLNNLRSRVVLQTDGQLKTGRDVVIAALLGAEEFVFASTILVSLGCVMLRNCHLNTCEMGIATQDPELRKRFKGKPEYVINFLTFIAQEVREYMAQLGFRTINEMVGRVDKIQAKNAVSHWKAKGIDLSKILYKPDMPKRIKPYCTVAQEHGLDRIMDYKLIQIAKDALNSKKSVVGNFEIKNVDRSVGAMLSGKIAKIYGENGLPDDTIRFNFFGSAGQSFGAFGMKGMTIVLEGEANDYVGKGLSGAKIVIKTPERASYKQEENVIAGNTILYGATSGKLFINGMVGERFAVRNSGAYAVAEGTGDHCCEYMTGGIAVVLGETGRNFGAGMSGGMAFILDENDTFNDKCKAETLEITSDYDEEDEKVLRGLIEEHYNYTNSDKAKVILENWGEYKTKIKKVIPTAYKLILEKSKQKAAAVNM, from the coding sequence ATGACAAGAAATATTGGATATCCTGAAAAGCAGGGGCTATATGATCCAGCTTTTGAAAAGGATAATTGTGGAATTGGCTTTATTACCAGCATAAAAGGTGAAAAAAGTCATGACATAGTAAAAAAAGGTATAGAAATTCTCGTTAACTTAACGCATAGAGGGGCTGTTGGCGCAGATACAAAAACTGGTGATGGAGCAGGAATAATGCTGCAAATTCCAGATGAATTTTTCAGAATTAACTGTGATAATCTTGGTATTGAACTTCCTGAAAGTGGTAAATATGCTGTTGGAATGATTTTTCTGCCTAAAGAAACAGCATTATCATATCAATGTGAAGGTATACTTGAAAGAGCAGTAGAAGAACAGGGGCAGAAGGTTTTAGGATGGAGAGTTGTTCCTAGAGATAACAGGTCTATTGGGGAAACAGCAAAGGGCAGTGAGCCTGTTATAAAGCAGATATTTATAGGAAGCAATTGTGAAAACCAAACTGATTTTGAAAGAAATCTCTATATAATAAGAAAAAGAGCTGAAAGTGAAGTTAAAAGACTAGTAGAAAGAGGATCGGAGTACTTTTATATATGCAGTCTTTCAAGTAGAACTATAGTGTACAAGGGACTTTTGCTTGCAGATCAAATAAAAAGCTTTTATATGGATTTAAACGATATAAATTTCAAGAGTGCTATTGCTTTGGTTCATCAAAGATATAGTACTAATACTTTTCCTACTTGGGATTTAGCTCAACCATTTAGATTCTTAGCTCATAATGGAGAGATAAATACTATAAGAGGGAATAGAAATTGGATGAATGCACGTGAAGGTGTTTTAAAATCTGATGTTTTTGGAAAGAAAATATCTGATTTATTTCCTATAGTAAACCCAAAGGGAAGCGATTCAACTTCTTTGGATAATACATTTGAACTTTTAGTTGCTGACGGAAGGCCACTAGCACAGGCACTTATGATGCTTATTCCAGAGGCTTGGGAAAACAATGAAAGCATGGAGACATGGAAAAGGGCATTTTATGAGTATCAGGGAACTTTAATAGAGCCTTGGGATGGTCCAGCAGCAGTTGCATTTACAGATGGTCAGCAGGTTGGAGCTGTTCTAGATAGAAATGGACTTAGACCAGCAAGGTATCTTATAACTAAAAACAATATAGCTGTTTTGGCTTCAGAAGCTGGTGTTTTAAAATTTGAGCCTGAAGAAATAGCTTATAAAGGGAGACTTAAACCTGGAAAGATGTTCCTTATAGATACAAAAGAAGGAAGAATAATTGATGATGAAGAAATAAAAAAATCAATTTGTTTAGATAAAGAGTATGAAAAAATAGTAGAAAAGAATAAATTTACTTTAGATGATTTTGAAGCAACTGTTGGAGAAGAAGTAGTAAATGATGAAGTTTTGAAAGAAAAACAGCAGGCTTTTGGGTATACTCTTGAAGACTTAAGGGTAATACTTGGCCCTATGGCAGCTACTGGTAAAGAACCTTTGGGATCAATGGGAAATGACGCTCCTTTGGCCGTTCTTTCAAATAAATCACAACTGCTTTTTGCATACTTTAAGCAGCTGTTTGCTCAAGTAACTAATCCTCCTATAGACCCTATACGAGAGGAAATGGTTACATCTCTTGTGAATTATATAGGTTCTCAAGGAAACATATTGAATAAAGATACTGAAGCTGTTCCTTTTATAGAAATAAATTCTCCTATTTTGACAGATCTTGAAATGGAGAAGATTAAGAATCTTAGAAATAAGGATTTCAAGACAACTACAATACCTATTACATTTAAATATGATACAGGAATTGACGGATTTAAAGAAGCACTTGAGAAGATTTGTGAAAGAGCTTCTAAGAGAATAGAAGAGGGATTTAATGTAATTGTTCTAAGTGATAAGCACATAGATTCCTATGAGGCAGCTATACCTAGTTTACTTGCATTAAGTGCTGTTCAGCATCATTTAATAAAGGAAAAAACTCGTACAAAGGTATCTATTGTAGTTGAGACTGGAGAAGCAAGAGAAACTATGCATTTTGCACTGCTCGTTGGCTACGGTGCAACAGCAGTAAATCCTTACATTGCTTTTGAGTCAATTAGGCAAATTGTAAGGGAAAAGGATATTGAAGTAGAAAGTCAAGAAAAAGCTATAGAAAATTATATTTATGCTATAAATCATGGAATATTAAAGATATTATCTAAAATGGGAATATCCACACTTAGAAGCTATCATGGTGCTGAAATTTTTGAAGCAGTAGGACTTAGCAGTAAACTTGTAAGTGAATACTTTGAAGGAACACCATCTAGAATTGAAGGAATAGGCATAGATGAGGTAGCAAAAGAAGTATTAAATAGATATAAAAATGCTTTTAATAAAATAAGAAAACCAGTATCTGTTTTAAGCGTTGGAGGACAGTATTCTTGGAGAAAAAATGGTGAATATCATTTGTTCAATCCAGATACTATATATAGACTTCAGGTTTCAGCTAGAACTGGAAACTATAAAATGTTTAAAGAGTATTCTCATATTATAAACGATCAGGACAAGAATCTTTGCACTATAAGAGGCTTGTTTGAATTCAAAGACTTAAAACCTATACCACTTGAAGAGGTGGAGCCTGTAAATGAAATATTAAAAAGATTTTCATCAGGAGCTATGTCCTTTGGTTCAATCAGCAAGGAAGCTCATGAGACTATAGCTATAGCTATGAATAGAATAGGCGGAAAGAGCAACAGTGGTGAAGGCGGAGAGGATAATGAAAGATACAAGGCTGATGCTAACGGCGATTTAAGAAGAAGTGCAATAAAGCAGATAGCTTCTGCTAGATTTGGAGTAACAGCAGAGTATTTAGTAAATGCTGATGAGCTTCAAATAAAAATGGCTCAGGGAGCAAAGCCTGGTGAAGGAGGACAACTCCCAGGAAGAAAGGTAGATGTCAATATAGCTAAGGTAAGACATTCTACACCAGGAATAGACCTTATTTCTCCACCACCGCATCATGATATATACTCTATTGAGGATTTAGCTCAACTTATATTTGATTTAAAATGTGTGAACCCTTCATCAAGAATAAGCGTAAAGCTTGTTTCTGAAGTTGGAGTTGGAACTGTAGCAGCGGGTGTTGCTAAGGCACATGCAGATTCAATACTTATAAGTGGTCATGATGGAGGTACAGGTGCATCACCTATATCATCAATAAAACATGCTGGAATTCCATGGGAGCTTGGATTATCAGAAGCACAGCAGGTACTGCTTTTAAATAATTTAAGAAGCAGAGTAGTTCTTCAAACAGATGGACAATTAAAAACAGGTAGAGATGTTGTAATAGCAGCTCTTCTTGGAGCAGAGGAATTTGTTTTTGCATCTACCATACTTGTATCCTTAGGATGTGTAATGCTTAGAAACTGCCATCTTAATACTTGTGAAATGGGAATAGCAACTCAAGACCCTGAACTTAGAAAAAGATTTAAAGGAAAACCTGAATATGTTATAAACTTCCTTACATTTATAGCACAGGAAGTAAGAGAGTACATGGCACAGCTTGGCTTTAGAACTATAAATGAAATGGTTGGAAGAGTTGATAAAATACAGGCAAAGAATGCTGTAAGTCACTGGAAGGCTAAAGGGATTGACCTTTCTAAAATATTATACAAGCCTGACATGCCAAAGAGAATAAAACCATATTGTACAGTAGCTCAAGAGCATGGTTTAGATAGAATAATGGACTACAAGTTAATTCAAATAGCAAAAGATGCTTTGAACTCTAAGAAAAGTGTGGTTGGAAACTTTGAAATTAAAAATGTAGATAGATCAGTGGGAGCTATGCTGAGTGGTAAAATTGCAAAGATATACGGAGAAAATGGACTTCCAGATGATACTATAAGATTTAATTTCTTTGGTTCAGCAGGTCAAAGCTTTGGAGCTTTTGGAATGAAGGGTATGACAATTGTGCTTGAAGGAGAAGCCAATGATTATGTTGGAAAGGGCTTATCAGGAGCCAAAATAGTAATAAAAACTCCTGAAAGAGCAAGTTATAAGCAGGAAGAAAATGTTATAGCTGGAAACACCATTTTATACGGAGCAACCAGTGGAAAACTATTCATAAATGGAATGGTTGGAGAACGTTTTGCTGTAAGAAATAGTGGAGCATATGCTGTTGCTGAAGGTACAGGAGACCACTGCTGTGAATATATGACTGGTGGAATTGCTGTGGTACTTGGAGAGACAGGAAGAAACTTTGGAGCTGGTATGAGTGGAGGTATGGCATTTATTCTTGATGAAAATGACACTTTTAATGATAAATGCAAAGCTGAAACTCTTGAAATTACTAGTGACTACGATGAGGAAGATGAAAAAGTTCTTCGTGGCTTAATTGAGGAGCACTACAATTACACTAATAGTGATAAAGCTAAAGTTATATTAGAAAATTGGGGCGAATATAAGACAAAAATAAAAAAGGTTATTCCAACAGCATATAAATTGATACTTGAAAAATCAAAACAAAAAGCTGCTGCAGTTAATATGTAA
- the alaS gene encoding alanine--tRNA ligase, whose amino-acid sequence MKYMGLNDIRESYLSFFEKKEHLRLPSFSLIPKNDKSLLLINAGMAPLKPYFTGLQTPPKTRVTTCQKCIRTGDIENIGKTSRHGTFFEMLGNFSFGDYFKEEVISWAWEYITEVLKFPKDRIYITIYLDDDEAFKIWTEKAGVDPSRIFRFGKEDNFWEHGSGPCGPCSEMHFDRREKPDLIKTREKFIELQDKDEVIEFWNLVFTQFDKDEDGNYNKLKNPNIDTGMGLERIATIMQNTDSIFEIDTIREVLDAVCKICNVKYGENHKNDVSLRIITDHIRSVTFMISDGILPSNEGRGYVLRRLLRRAARHGKTLGIEKTFLCGLCDVVIKNSKGAYKELEEKQDYIKNVIEIEEKRFDETLDSGMEILKNYIDELSLENKKVMSGEKAFRLYDTYGFPVELTQEILEEKGIEIDMNDFHSEMEKQKNRARDAREESNYMGKEIKLIDKLPESVTTKFVGYNSTSTDSKVEVLIKDDEFVSTINEGESGIVVTEETPFYAEMGGQIGDKGIIFGKNGEAKVVDCKNNISGKIIHIVQVVKGSIEKNENVTLEVNYKKRKDICKNHTATHMLQAALKKVVGSHINQSGSYVDNERLRFDFTHFTALTDEEILKVEAMVNDEIMAAYDVKTDIMSVDEAKKTGAMALFDEKYGNRVRVVSVGDFSRELCGGTHVNNSGEIGLFKIISESGVAAGIRRIEAITGKEAVRYTEENDNLIRNIEQELKCSKKDILNKINQYHSELKEKEKEINILKGKLASGFEENILSSVKEVSGVKYVASEVKGISGDTLRELCDKVRNKIDDGMVLLASKDGEKVQFVAMASKNAVKKGVHCGKVIKEVASMCGGNGGGRPDMAQAGGKDGEKLETALKEVGNIMEKLVK is encoded by the coding sequence ATGAAATACATGGGATTAAATGATATAAGAGAAAGCTACTTGAGTTTTTTTGAGAAAAAAGAGCATTTAAGACTTCCGAGTTTTTCACTCATACCGAAAAATGACAAGAGTCTTTTGCTTATAAATGCGGGTATGGCTCCTTTAAAACCTTATTTTACTGGACTTCAAACTCCACCTAAAACAAGAGTAACAACATGTCAAAAGTGTATAAGAACTGGAGATATAGAAAATATAGGAAAAACTTCAAGACATGGTACATTTTTTGAGATGCTTGGAAACTTTTCTTTTGGAGATTATTTTAAAGAAGAAGTTATTTCATGGGCGTGGGAGTATATAACAGAAGTACTTAAGTTCCCTAAGGATAGAATATATATAACAATATATCTTGATGACGATGAAGCATTCAAAATTTGGACTGAAAAAGCAGGAGTTGATCCTAGTAGAATATTTAGGTTCGGAAAAGAAGATAATTTTTGGGAGCACGGCTCAGGTCCTTGCGGTCCATGTTCTGAAATGCACTTTGATAGAAGAGAAAAGCCTGATCTTATAAAAACAAGAGAAAAATTTATTGAGCTTCAAGATAAGGATGAAGTAATTGAGTTTTGGAACTTAGTTTTCACTCAATTTGATAAAGATGAAGATGGAAACTACAATAAGCTTAAAAATCCTAATATTGATACGGGTATGGGGCTTGAAAGAATAGCAACTATAATGCAAAATACAGACAGCATATTTGAAATAGACACTATAAGAGAGGTGTTAGATGCTGTATGTAAAATATGTAATGTAAAATATGGTGAGAACCATAAAAATGATGTTTCTCTTAGAATAATAACAGATCACATAAGAAGTGTAACTTTCATGATAAGTGATGGTATATTACCTTCTAATGAGGGAAGAGGATATGTACTTAGAAGACTTCTTAGAAGAGCAGCAAGACATGGTAAAACTTTAGGAATAGAAAAAACATTCTTATGCGGATTGTGTGATGTGGTTATAAAAAATTCTAAAGGTGCTTATAAAGAACTTGAGGAAAAGCAAGATTATATTAAGAATGTAATTGAAATAGAAGAAAAAAGATTCGATGAAACACTTGACAGCGGCATGGAAATATTAAAGAATTATATAGATGAATTGTCTCTTGAAAACAAAAAAGTAATGTCCGGTGAAAAAGCATTCAGATTGTACGATACCTACGGTTTTCCTGTAGAACTTACTCAAGAAATATTAGAAGAAAAGGGCATTGAAATTGACATGAATGATTTCCATAGTGAAATGGAAAAGCAGAAAAATAGAGCAAGAGATGCAAGAGAAGAATCAAATTACATGGGTAAAGAAATAAAATTAATTGATAAATTACCTGAAAGTGTTACTACAAAATTTGTAGGATATAATTCTACAAGTACAGATTCAAAGGTTGAAGTTTTAATAAAAGATGATGAGTTTGTTTCCACTATAAACGAAGGAGAAAGTGGAATTGTTGTAACAGAGGAGACACCTTTTTATGCAGAGATGGGTGGACAAATAGGAGATAAAGGTATTATTTTTGGTAAAAATGGAGAAGCTAAAGTTGTTGACTGCAAGAACAATATATCAGGGAAAATAATACATATAGTTCAGGTAGTAAAAGGCTCAATAGAAAAGAATGAAAATGTTACTCTTGAAGTTAACTATAAAAAGAGAAAAGATATATGTAAGAATCATACAGCCACTCATATGCTTCAAGCAGCACTTAAAAAGGTTGTAGGAAGTCATATAAATCAATCAGGTTCTTATGTTGATAATGAAAGATTGAGATTTGATTTTACACATTTCACAGCTCTTACTGATGAAGAAATTTTAAAAGTAGAAGCTATGGTTAATGATGAAATAATGGCTGCATATGATGTGAAAACTGATATAATGTCTGTTGACGAAGCAAAGAAAACAGGAGCTATGGCTTTATTTGATGAAAAGTATGGCAATAGGGTAAGAGTAGTATCTGTTGGAGACTTCAGTAGAGAATTATGTGGAGGTACCCACGTAAATAATTCTGGTGAAATAGGCTTATTTAAGATAATATCAGAGTCTGGTGTAGCAGCAGGAATAAGAAGAATAGAGGCAATAACAGGTAAAGAAGCTGTTAGATATACTGAAGAAAATGATAATCTTATAAGAAATATTGAGCAGGAGCTTAAATGTTCTAAGAAGGATATTTTAAATAAAATAAATCAATATCATAGTGAATTAAAAGAAAAAGAAAAGGAAATAAATATCCTTAAAGGAAAGTTAGCTTCAGGCTTTGAAGAAAATATACTAAGTTCAGTAAAGGAAGTAAGTGGAGTTAAGTATGTTGCCTCTGAAGTAAAAGGAATAAGTGGAGATACCTTGAGAGAATTATGCGATAAAGTAAGAAATAAAATAGACGATGGTATGGTTCTACTTGCAAGTAAAGATGGCGAAAAAGTACAATTTGTAGCAATGGCTTCAAAAAATGCAGTAAAAAAAGGCGTTCACTGTGGAAAAGTAATAAAAGAGGTTGCTTCTATGTGTGGAGGAAATGGAGGCGGAAGGCCAGATATGGCTCAAGCTGGAGGAAAAGATGGAGAAAAATTAGAAACTGCGTTAAAAGAAGTAGGAAATATTATGGAAAAATTAGTAAAGTAG
- a CDS encoding AI-2E family transporter, which produces MKKIYRYIILILGIILTYILLYLLFKKVKILSEIIYIILVAFLIAYTVKPFHKCLVKKGLSARKSAAFLLGSLTLFCILFMFFLVPSIFKETLNINMTKNEIQYYIDFLNKKLKPTLQGMAGETFIVTIYSKFNNELREIVSKLFNFVMSIGKNIVDIAIVPIISYYFLADGENIRNKILVIFPLSYRKLVKKIMCDVDNVLSKYNVTQIILCTFVGLLTFIILIVFKVDYPIILSIVNGLFNIIPYFGPIFGAIPAIIIAFLHSTKVGIYTTVCLYIVQIIEGNLIAPKITGESIDMHPLIVIILLIAGEKIAGFWGMILAIPVGVIIKVIYEDLNYYLF; this is translated from the coding sequence ATGAAAAAAATATATAGATATATTATTTTAATTCTTGGCATTATTTTAACCTATATTTTGCTTTATTTATTGTTTAAAAAAGTTAAAATTTTAAGTGAAATAATTTATATTATTTTAGTAGCTTTTTTAATTGCGTACACTGTTAAACCTTTTCATAAGTGCCTTGTAAAAAAGGGCTTAAGTGCTAGAAAATCCGCAGCATTTCTTTTAGGTAGTTTAACGCTTTTTTGTATATTGTTCATGTTTTTTTTAGTGCCTTCTATATTTAAAGAAACACTTAATATAAATATGACTAAAAATGAAATACAGTATTATATAGACTTTTTAAATAAGAAGTTAAAACCTACGCTTCAAGGAATGGCTGGAGAAACTTTTATAGTTACCATATACTCAAAGTTTAATAATGAACTTAGGGAAATAGTATCGAAGCTCTTTAATTTCGTTATGAGTATTGGAAAAAACATAGTTGATATTGCAATAGTTCCAATAATATCATATTATTTTCTTGCAGATGGGGAAAACATAAGAAACAAAATACTAGTAATATTCCCTTTGAGCTATAGGAAGCTTGTAAAGAAAATAATGTGTGATGTAGATAATGTTTTAAGCAAATACAATGTGACTCAAATAATATTATGTACCTTTGTAGGCTTGCTTACATTCATTATCCTTATAGTATTTAAAGTTGATTATCCTATAATATTGTCCATAGTAAATGGCTTGTTTAATATAATACCGTACTTTGGTCCTATTTTTGGAGCTATTCCAGCTATAATCATAGCATTTTTACACTCCACAAAGGTTGGTATTTATACTACAGTATGCCTTTACATTGTTCAAATAATAGAGGGTAATTTGATTGCACCCAAAATAACAGGGGAATCCATTGACATGCACCCTTTAATTGTAATAATTTTATTGATAGCTGGAGAAAAAATTGCTGGCTTTTGGGGAATGATACTTGCTATACCTGTAGGAGTCATAATAAAAGTTATTTATGAGGATTTGAATTATTACCTTTTTTAG